GCGGATGGAGCGCGCCATCGCCGGGATCGAGGCGGAGCTGGAGCAGTCCCTCGCCACCATGGAGAAGCAGGGCAAGCTGCTGGAGGCCCAGCGGCTGCGGATGCGCACCACCTACGACATCGAGATGATGCGGCAGATCGGCACCTGCTCCGGCATCGAGAACTACTCCCGGCACATCGACGGCCGCGAGGCCGGCACCGCGCCGAACACCCTGATGGACTTCTTCCCGGAGGACTTCCTCCTGGTGATCGACGAGTCCCATGTCACCGTCCCGCAGATCGGCGCGATGTACGAGGGCGACGCCTCCCGCAAGCGCGCCCTGGTCGAGCACGGCTTCCGGCTGCCCTCGGCGATGGACAACCGCCCGCTGAAGTGGGAGGAGTTCCTGGAGCGGATCGGCCAGACCGTCTACCTCTCGGCCACCCCGGGACCCTTCGAACTCTCGCGCGGCGACGGCCAGGTCGACCAGATCATCCGCCCGACCGGGCTGATCGACCCGGAGATCGTGCTCAAGCCGACCGAGGGCCAGATCGACGACCTGGTCCACGAGATCCGGCTGCGGGTCGAGAAGGACGAGCGGGTGCTGGTCACCACCCTCACCAAGAAGATGTCCGAGGACCTCACCGACTACCTGCTCAACCTCGACATCCGGGTCAGGTACCTGCACAGCGACATCGACACCCTGCGCCGGGTCGAGCTGCTGCGCGAGCTCCGGGCCGGCGAGTACGACGTCCTGGTCGGCATCAACCTGCTCCGCGAGGGGCTGGACCTGCCCGAGGTCTCGCTGGTCGCGATCCTGGACGCCGACAAGGAGGGCTTCCTCCGCTCCGGGACCTCGCTGATCCAGACCATCGGCCGGGCCGCCCGCAACGTCTCCGGCCAGGTCCACATGTACGCGGACCGGATCACCCCGGCGATGGAGAAGGCCATCAGCGAGACCAACCGCCGACGCGAGATCCAGCAGGCGTACAACACCGAGCACGGGATCGACCCGCAGCCGCTGCGGAAGAAGATCGGCGACATCCTGGACTCCATCGCCCGCGAGGACATCGACACCGGCGAGCTGCTGAGCACCGGCTACCGGCAGGGCGGCGGGCGCGGCGGCCAGGGGGGCAAGGCGCCGGTCCCGGCGCTGGGCGCGGCGGCCAAGCGGGACGCCAAGGGTCTGCCGGCGGCCGAGTTGGCGGACCTGATCGGCGAACTGACGGAACGGATGCACACGGCCGCCGCCGAGCTGCAGTTCGAAGTGGCGGCCCGGTTGCGCGACGAGGTCAACGAACTGAAGAAGGAGCTGCGGCAGATGCGCGAGGCGGGAATGGCCTGAGTCGGCGATCCCGTCGGCAACCAGGACTGCGTAAGGTTCATCCTTGAGGATGGCGGCGACGGAGCCGAAGGCTGGACGGGGAGGGCAGCACCATGTCGGTGAGCCTGAGCAAGGGACAGAGCGTCAGCCTGCAGAAGGCCGGCGGCGGATCGCTCGCCGTGGTGCGGATGGGCCTCGGCTGGGAGGCCGCTCCGCGCAGGGGCCTCTTCGGCAGACGCGCCCGCCAGATCGACCTGGACGCCTCCGCGGTGATGTACGCCGACCGCCGCCTCGCCGACGTGGTCTTCTTCCAGCACCTGGTCAGCAACGACGGATCGGTCCGGCACACCGGCGACAACCTGACCGGTGGCGCGGGCGGGGAGGACGACGAGTCGATCCTGGTCGACCTCGCCCGCGTCCCGGAGCACGTCAACCAGATCGTGTTCACGGTGAACTCCTACACCGGCCAGAGCTTCGCCGAGGTGCGGAAGGCCCACTGCCGACTGGTGGACGAGACCACCGGGCAGGAGCTGGCCCGCTACAGCCTCGGCGGCGGCGGGGAGCACACCGGGCAGGTGATGGCCAAGGTGGTCCGGGACGAGGCGGGGGGCTGGCAGATGGCGGCGATCGGCGCGCCCGCGCGCGGGCGGACGTTCCAGGAGATGCTGCCCGCCATCGAGCCCTTCCTCTGACGCCCCGGGCCCCTGACGTCCCGTGCCGCTGACGATCTGGGTCCCTGACGGCCGTGTCGATTCTTATCCGGCCATTACCCTGCTGTTACCCTGTTCGGACGGAGGGGAGTACCCCCGCTGTCCTCACGGACAGCGCGACGCCCTCGTCAGCACGGCGGTCCCCTGCGGCCGTCCGGTGACGTCGACCCTGCAGCGTACGGACGGTCCCCGTCCGGAGCGGCGGGGCGGGAGAGACCTCCGGCAGCAGCTCTGTCCTGCCGGAGGAACGAATCGTCATGAACGTCTCCCTGTCCATGTGGGCCATCACTGTCGGGGTGCTCATCGCCCTCATCGCCGTCGACTTCCTGATCGGCGGGCGCAAGGCGCACGAGGTCTCGCTCAAGGAGGCGGGGACCTGGTCCGCCGTCTGGATCGCCCTGGCCCTCGGCTTCGGCGGCTTCCTCTGGTGGCACTCGGGAGCCACCCCGGCCGGTCAGTTCTTCGCCGGCTACGTCACCGAGAAGTCGCTCAGCGTCGACAACCTCTTCGTCTTCGTGCTGATCATGGCGAAGTTCGCGGTGCCGACCCGCTACCAGCAGCGGGTGCTGATGATCGGGGTGCTGATAGCGCTGGTGCTGCGCGCGGTCTTCATCGCCGCCGGGGCCACGCTGATCGCGAGCTTCTCCTGGATCTTCTTCCTCTTCGGGGCGTTCCTGGTGTGGACCGCCTGGAAGCTGATCAAGGAGGCCCGGGCGGAGCACTCCGGTACCGGTGCGGCCGAGCAGCCCGAGGCCGACTTCCAGGAGAACCGGCTGCTGCGGGCGGTCGAGAGGCGCTTCCCGACCACCGACGACTACCGGGGCACCCGGCTGACCGTGGTCGAGGGCGGCCGGCGGCTGATGACGCCGATGCTGGTCGTCGTGCTGGCGATCGGCAGCACCGACGTCCTGTTCGCGATGGACTCGATCCCGGCGATCTTCGGCCTGACCCAGGACGCCTACATCGTCTTCA
The Streptacidiphilus albus JL83 genome window above contains:
- the uvrB gene encoding excinuclease ABC subunit UvrB, which encodes MRPITDLERTVAPFEVVSPYQPSGDQPTAIADLERRIRAGEKDVVLLGATGTGKSATTAWMIEKLQRPTLVMAPNKTLAAQLANEFRELLPNNAVEYFVSYYDYYQPEAYIAQTDTYIEKDSSINEEVERLRHSATNSLLTRRDVIVVASVSCIYGLGTPQEYVDRMVRLKVGAEIDRDALLRRFVDIQYARNDVAFTRGTFRVRGDTIEIFPVYEELAVRIEMFGDEIEALTTLHPLTGEVISEDDELYVFPASHYVAGPERMERAIAGIEAELEQSLATMEKQGKLLEAQRLRMRTTYDIEMMRQIGTCSGIENYSRHIDGREAGTAPNTLMDFFPEDFLLVIDESHVTVPQIGAMYEGDASRKRALVEHGFRLPSAMDNRPLKWEEFLERIGQTVYLSATPGPFELSRGDGQVDQIIRPTGLIDPEIVLKPTEGQIDDLVHEIRLRVEKDERVLVTTLTKKMSEDLTDYLLNLDIRVRYLHSDIDTLRRVELLRELRAGEYDVLVGINLLREGLDLPEVSLVAILDADKEGFLRSGTSLIQTIGRAARNVSGQVHMYADRITPAMEKAISETNRRREIQQAYNTEHGIDPQPLRKKIGDILDSIAREDIDTGELLSTGYRQGGGRGGQGGKAPVPALGAAAKRDAKGLPAAELADLIGELTERMHTAAAELQFEVAARLRDEVNELKKELRQMREAGMA
- a CDS encoding TerD family protein; this translates as MSVSLSKGQSVSLQKAGGGSLAVVRMGLGWEAAPRRGLFGRRARQIDLDASAVMYADRRLADVVFFQHLVSNDGSVRHTGDNLTGGAGGEDDESILVDLARVPEHVNQIVFTVNSYTGQSFAEVRKAHCRLVDETTGQELARYSLGGGGEHTGQVMAKVVRDEAGGWQMAAIGAPARGRTFQEMLPAIEPFL
- a CDS encoding TerC family protein, giving the protein MNVSLSMWAITVGVLIALIAVDFLIGGRKAHEVSLKEAGTWSAVWIALALGFGGFLWWHSGATPAGQFFAGYVTEKSLSVDNLFVFVLIMAKFAVPTRYQQRVLMIGVLIALVLRAVFIAAGATLIASFSWIFFLFGAFLVWTAWKLIKEARAEHSGTGAAEQPEADFQENRLLRAVERRFPTTDDYRGTRLTVVEGGRRLMTPMLVVVLAIGSTDVLFAMDSIPAIFGLTQDAYIVFTANAFALMGLRQLYFLIGGLLKRLVHLSYGLSVILGFIGVKLLLHALHENGVPAAPEIGIPFSLGFIVLVLAVTTTTSLIASRRRASARTEIPSGPTD